ctGGGTATCATTGAACAAGTATCTATGGGTTTTACGTGATCTCTTctcattttatacatttgtagatgttttaattagacattagtaaaattaaaaggaataacagtagttaatagtctcttattTGCCTGTTTAGATGAGCAATccatggaacaaacaaaacaagacctGAAAATTGATGATTAAACATATACAGACACTTCATATATAttattagatgattagttaattgcatttgatagattttactttcaataaaacatttgcaatgggtttgtaaaaggtgtttttatgcacatttggcctgagtttttgttgcatttataccaaacacattcctggagcctccccagcactgcatgttttccatatctccttaatcaaacacacctgattcagatcaccagctcattagtcgagactccaagacctgaaatgggtgtgtcagacaaaggagacatgcaaaatgtgcagtgctgaagaggctccaggaatgtgtttgggaacccccGATTTACACTATTCTGTCCAGtagaatttatattatttaaataaggaatattgtgacgtgttcattcccggaagaaaactcaagactacaatggaggcgtttcagggagttcatagttgcagacctttttttatgctctaacagcaacattacacactaaaggaaGATGAACATGGAAAGTTAGTAGACACAAATGCAGTAGGCTCATTGTAAAAAGTGGACAAATATACACATAAATGTACCTGCAGCGCAGCAGTAGATTCTTCACTGGGCAGTGAGTCGATCAGCACGTCAACATCTTTTGCTGTTCTTGCTATCAGTGCGGCAAACAGCTGAGCATATTCTAGAAGAACACATGACAACATGTCAGTTAAACGACAATATTTTCTCACACCCCATTCAGCCCTGATTCGTGCACCTTCTGTGGGGTTGGAGGGCTGGTCTTTGTTGATGGCGGTCTGGATGTTGCTGAAGGAGGCAGGTGGCGCGCACTGCTGCAGGACTCCAATCGCATTACAGAACTGATCGGCCagctaaaacacacacatcagagaGATAAATCAAACACACTGCGCATGCATACAGCCTTGTATAACAATACACCATTGCATTTGCTTTATTGGGTATTTGTCTTTCCTAAATAAACATGCTGAAAAGTTTTACAATTCAGTGCTAATATTGTGAATAATGTGTAAATgtttaacactttaaaataatgccccattagttaatgcattaactaaactAACATTTACAatggaaaatacattttttacagtatttattaatctttgtttatgttagttaataaaaatatcaattcatgttattttaagttcactaaataatattaacaggtacaacttttgattttaatattgtgtATTAGTAAATGATGGAATTACCATTAACTAACCTTAAGTGTtactatgttttttttaaattatttatttttataatatgtaAAAACAAGAGTACATGGcaataatatgtaaaaatatttaaataatatgtaaaaagagtacatactttaaagaacacTAACAAAAACAATGCTTTGGTATGTCACAAATAAAGGTAATATTACATAATTAATGTAActaaataattgtttatatatacatataaattaatgtgtgtatatatatatatataaaaatttatacatataaaatataatatgtatattctatttttttatttatgtatgtatttcaGGTATGTATTGACctcaatgttaatttaaaaaaaagcattttaatccCACTTACTGAGTTTATAACAGAGCtagtattacatttacattatttcctattaaaacatactttaaaacaacatctaGTAATTTAATTAAAGTAGTAGCTTCTTTCTCTACAAATTAATGCGCAAACTTTAATTGTATATTCATTCACAACTGCATGCTATGCTAAAACCTTCATACGCTCCAGGATATTAATATGACCTCTTACACATAATATGATTTCATGAACTAGACTACTGAATGAATATAATTTGACGATATTTGCCGTCTTCTGCAACTTATAAATCatgaaagaaatgtttaaattagtcTTACGGAGTTAACAGCATCCTGAAGCTGCGTTAGCCTGTCCGCCATGTCGGCGCGTTCTCTCCTTTTCCGTTTCCGCCGACGCAGAGTTCAAAGCGAGATCACGTGACGCCATGCAACCGCGCCTGCGCACTACAGGAGAAGCGCTCGTTTGACTCAAAAGTTGTTGCACTTGTAGCGCAGTGCAGGAGCTAGTCTGCGAGTGACACTTCCGGAGGCTAAATGTGAAGCTTTAAGATGACTCCCGCTTCTAAGCGCTGCTGCTAGAGCGTGTTTATGGACTGGACTGATCCGTGAAAATGCTACTGAAGAGAGAATGCTTCGTTTTGCTCGTCTTGTCGTGGGTCAGTTCTCTGCGCGCGCAGGATGAGAGTGAGTAAACAAACATTATACATCGTTATAATAATCACAGATACAAACGTTTGCATTTAATAAAGGACATTTGCTTGGATTATGAGACAACTGAGACATGATTTACCAACTTAATGCTGATCTTCCCCTTGAATTCACCCTATTATTACTACATAATGCTACAAAAGCTAGTTTTTCTGGGGTGTATTTATGTTTTCTGAGGTCTCTCACACACATTGACTACCTGTATTCTTTATGAACTGGACTAAACTAATGTACGTAAGACACATAATGTACTAATGTAAGTCCCCATATTAAGACCAAGTGTACATGTACAGTCTGGTATGAATTAAAGGGCAGAAAAATCtggaacatttattaaaaattaaggcaaaatattaaaaaagtacgtttgtatatgtgttttatgttttctaTCATATGCATCACGCCTTTATGGCTCATAGTATGAAaaagtgagaatatggagctcaaaCTCGAGAAAGTTAAACacattaattttacttttttagtcccaaactgagcaaaaatatgcaaattcataagtaagatgaaattcagatataaatcactgagatctttataacaatAACTGCAAACTACTTGCATAAAATGCACGTAAATATCAGTCGTCACTCTGTATCTGCCAATAATAtctcttagtaagatgatattttaatgcttcctctgtagttttaaaacatataatgcagtgcaatacaaagatgattgagagatgaataaataaaccttcctcaaaaacctgatgatcatatttgagaCTCAcagatttttctaaaaaaatgatcaagtaaacttaagttgcttcagtccattgaaatattactaacaatataaaagtttttattaCATGCACTTTataagatttcacagcaaaaaggcAAGGTGGACGTTTGTACGCTTATACTAAAAGACTGTAATAGTGTTGCATtttctttcagtgtttttttttctattaataaaCCTAATTCCTGCTCACGATGCACCGACAACAATGAAACAGAGCAACAATCCATGAGATGCAATTTAGAAACTATTTCCACATTCCTGAAAGAGAGATTCTTCCAGAGCAGTGAAGTGTCTTCAAGATCTCTGCAGACCTCAAAACAAATTCACTTACTGtttgttaaacatttttaaatgtagacGTAGAACaaatttaacattaaaacaagacaatatTTGGCGGCTTTCTACCTCAGCATTCCGCCTGTAAAGGTTTCAGGTTTTCCGTGACGTACCGCAGGTGTGAGTCATTATGAAATAAGATGACTTGATTATTGGGTAAGATTTCACAGTCAGGCAGGAAGTCTGAGCAATCATGAGCGTTCTTTCTACACCAAATCACATAAACTGTCAAAAGCCACTTCCTCCTTCGAAGCGTTCAGCGATGTCTCTCCTAGcagtatttaattattacatcgctgtatatatacatatataaatgaGATATATGAATACATAAAcagttgttaaatattaaaaaatatatatatatacagtactgttcaaaagtttgtaaacattactatttttaatgtttttgaaagaagtctcttatgctcatcaagactgcatttatttgatcaaaaatacagaaaaaaagtaatattgtaaaatattattacaatttaatgtttttctatttttatatactataaaatacaatttatttctgtgatgcaaagctgaattttcagcatcattactccagtcttcagtgtcacatgatccttcagaaatcattctaatatgatgatatattgttagaaaatatttctattttgaatataaGTCTTCACTATcgctttttatcaatttaacacgtAAGggtattaaaagtattaatttctttcaaaaaaagagagaaagaaaaattagcgtccccaaacttttgaacgatagtgtatattgtaacaaaatatttctattttgaataaatgctgttcttttttattcatcaatgaatcctgtaaagtatcacaggttataaaaatatattaagcagcacaactgtttccaacattgataataaatcatcatattagaatgatttctgaaggatcatgtgactgaagactggagtaatgatgctgaaagttcagctttgaatcacaaggaataaattacatgttaataaatatccacatagaaaatagctattttaaattgtaataatatttcactatttttactgtgtttttggtcaaaaaaatgcagtcttgatgagcagaagagacttctttcaaaaacattaaaaatagtaatgtgtccaaacttttgaccggtactgtatgtatgaataaataaatgtttcttaaatatttaaacataacatttaaaaagtatttaacataaaaaaaacacttttttatcGTAAGAAAAAATATGTTATTGTAAAAATGGGAAAAACAACTCCAAATATTGCGCCTTTATTATAATATTGGcggcaacaacaacaacaaaaaaacaggtaCTGATACAAACGCGTTCTTGTATGTGTTTTGCAGACCGTGTGGTGTTTTCTTTGGGAACCTTCCAGAATGTGAGTGTCCCAGTGAACGGGACGGTTCAAGCTGTCGTTTCCCGGATTCCCGCTAACGTTTCCTTC
The Ctenopharyngodon idella isolate HZGC_01 chromosome 4, HZGC01, whole genome shotgun sequence genome window above contains:
- the med21 gene encoding mediator of RNA polymerase II transcription subunit 21, coding for MADRLTQLQDAVNSLADQFCNAIGVLQQCAPPASFSNIQTAINKDQPSNPTEEYAQLFAALIARTAKDVDVLIDSLPSEESTAALQAASLRQLEEENQEAAARLEEVVYRGDMLLEKIQSALADIAQSQLRTRSGAPSQPTPQES